In Mugil cephalus isolate CIBA_MC_2020 chromosome 11, CIBA_Mcephalus_1.1, whole genome shotgun sequence, the genomic window CAGTAGATCACAAACCAGTCTGTGTCATTTATGTTATGCACGAAGAAATATCCATAATCTAACTTGTTCTGTCCATGCACTGCTCTTCTATTTGTTTTAGGCACCCTGTGCACATAgtttggatgtttgtgtgtagaAAAAGTGGTGGAGTGGACCTGCACGCAACCCAAACATGGTGAGGCTGGACCTTGACCAGGTggtgatgaggaggatgaaggaagatGACATTGAGGTGGTCAAAGCCCTCATCAAGGTTTGTGCGAGCGCACTCAGAGAAACCGCTGGTCGGGGAGTTTCGATGTACCCCTGTGAAGCTCACGCAGGTTAGTTTCACATGTACATTTCTTTGCAGGAGGGCTGCGAGGGCACAGAAAACCGCCTCATCCTCCACATCCTCACTCGTCCACTCTGCCTCTTCATCTTGGCTGTTTTCTCTTCAATCCTGCGCTGCCTTGTGCACTCTTTCATCCTGGCCCTCGCCATTCCCGTCTTCCTGCTGATTATCTATCTCAAGATCACCATGCCTCGGTCGACAGGGGTTCTGGGCAGCAGCCGGCCGTACTGGGACTACGTGGGCAGCAGCTACAGAGGAACACAAGATGAGACGCTGCAGAATCCTTACCGCAGGATCAGTGGCAAGACACCAGTGACAAAGAGGGTTAGTCTGATGGCTTGCTGACATGATTTACTTAAAAGTTTTTTAGATTGTAGTGGCCAGCTATACATTCTTTGTTTCAGCAGAGGCGCAAAATTGGATCCAAAGAGAAGGACAAGGAGGTGTCAACAGAGAAGATCAGCCCAGAGAGGGAGCAGGAAGCGGGCCAGGTCTGGGTGGCTGACAGTGATGGGGACATAATAGGCTGCATCTTCCGTGAGAGTGAGACACGGGTGGACATCAGGAGGATCTGCAGGCTGGTGACAGGATGCTGGTACCGAAGGGAGGGCCTGGGCCGACTACTCGTCCAGAGCCTGgagcacagagagagggagaccgGGGCCCAGAGAATGTATGCACATGTGCCCTACCCCTCCAAGGTGGGTGAAGTCTTCTTCAAGAAGCTGGGCTATCAGCAGCTGGGGGAGGGGACTAGCGAAGAGGACGACGAAGAGGCGAAACGAGAGACTCCAGAGCGAGGCTTCCTGGGCTACCCTCTTACTAAAGTGTTTTACAAAGACTTGTGAGTGACAGTGGACTGGTTTGATAAGGTAAATGAGACATGAATGCAGATTTCTGCTGAGGGAAATGATCATCGGCATTGCTTCAGCATATTTGGAAGATAATATTTTATGGaaactttgtgttatttattcaagtatttatttattctatgtgCTCCTGTTACGATTGTTAGTTTCAGCGTATTTTTGTCATGTAAAAGGCCATCTCTCCATTTTCGATGAATCAAATGGTTGTCCAGTATTAACATGACGTTATGTTTTCACAGATGTGCTTTTCCATCACAGTTTGAAGTAAAATATTTATGCAAAATCTGTCTCTTGAACTGCTCGCGTGGTTCCTTTCTCAAATACCTCAGCGCACTAAAAGGTATGTGTGTGACTGCACGCACTGTTATTTGAGTGTGAACCTGTACAGATGTGTAGGAGGTTGTGTAGTTACTGTATAGGAAGTAACTGTGGTTTTCATGAATCTGCAGAATTTATTGTCTTTTATCTTTGCGCCCCATGGCAGACGCTGTTCATCCTCACATACAGTTTGTGGGTTTGTGAGTCTGCAGAAACAGCGAgcccttcttttcctttcactgtcttccatttttagttttcattgttACAGTTTTGCAACTTCAGAGCCATCAGTGACATTCTGCATCCTTTATTGTGTTGGTTATAGTTTCTAATGCTGAAACTGAAAATTGACAAAGGAAAATAACCTGTAAAAGTTTTACATCGTATGTCTTAATGTTACTAGATTTCATTATAGCGTCTGTAAAGTCCCAAAAATGCTGAATTATTATAACAAAATCCAACATACTGATATAGGTTAATATCTGCATGCAAAATATAGCGTGCTGCCTTAAGTATATGCCCAGGTATTCTGACTCAAGCATGCGTGTGGTTTGCAGGTGAATGGCAGTTTATGTGACTAGGAGGGGAAATTTACCCAACCCCCTGCTTGAGGCTAACCTTAATATGGTTAGCAGCCCTCTCACTTGCATTGCGAGTCTGCCCCACTCTTAACCTCAGACGATGTCAGTACAGCATCAGCCTGCCacagttaaacaccacaggatGTTTGTACGATGTTAATGTGTGCGAGAAGGATATCTCACCATATCTCACCtgctaaaacaaatacagatttAGATTTTGCTGCAAAGACACGTGAGACAAATCATAGTGGAAAATTACCAATCGTTTCATTAACTTTAATGAAAAAGCCGAGACACCCAGTGAGACAACAGTGCCGTTATATCCTGGAGTAAGTGTGTGGTCCAGATATTTTCCACCCTGTAAAAGCTGTATTTTCACTTGTGACACTTCTTGGTCATCATCAGGTTGTTTCCTCATGACTGTCAAGCAGCGGACACCTGTAAGCTGGGCCTCTACCCGCCTGATCTGTAGCTATTATTGTTGTCAGGAAACAGATGTGAGTTCACACACTGGAAAGAAAGTCTGTTTGTGACTGTGGTCGTATGCGTCTGCACGGTAtggcagcgtgtgtgtgtgtgtgagcgcgcgTGCGCACACGTGTGCATGGGTGTGGGCGGGTGGGTTTCGGAAAATATGACTTGGCATTTCTTACACCCGGCTTCTGCCTTTCGCTATGGGTTAAATGCACCGTACTCTATTACTCTAACGTGGACACACGCATACGCAGTGTGTGAGAGGGTAGTGCACGTGAGCGTTCACGTGTGACTGTGCCATGACCTTGGTCAGCGGTGGTCAAACCCAGAGAGCCGGGTGGGAAGTGGTTACATATAGCTTGCCACTCGATCAGCGTCTCGAAGACGAGAAAAGACGTATGAACACAAGATCAAATGTGCAGAGACATTAGGCTTAGTGCACTGTCAGAGTAATGCAATATGATGTGAGGTTTCTCAgagcatgcagacacacacacacacacacacacacatgcacacacacacgctcatgaATCATTCTAAATTTTCAGGGCACCACACAATCATAGGATAAATTAGATAAATTAGTTCCAGATGATGTATAACATATAGACTGTGTTAATGACATGCCCATACAGatggctaacacacacacacatgcacacgtacgcacacagATGAGCTCCAAAAACAGCTACCCTGGGAAACGGTGAATTCCCCAAACCACAGAGTGCATGAGAGGGTGAGGGGAGTCATGGGAAAGCAGGATGCCTGCATGCAGTGCCACTGAGTGAGCAGACTGGGCCAGAGCTAAaacagacagagcagagagcAAAATAATACACATCCTGATTTGGCACCGAGTGATGACAGCATCTGATGGTTCAAAGGCTTATGAGTGAGATTTATCCACAAACTGTGGTCGGTCAGCTGCCCGGCCAGTCTAGCAGACACGTAGGGTGAGGGAGGTCGATTACAGTTCTGCTCTCAGCCTGACACAGTTTGGGAAAACCCAGATCAGAGGACAAAGTAAGGCCCTCAGAAGTCTGGGAACGCCTATAGTTCCACCAGATCCAGGGGCCCAGAGGAGGTGGTCGACTATCATGGTTTGAAGGTAAATAGCAGCAGGGTTAGTGGGTTAGCGGCAGTCCCAGTGTGGATGAAGGTGAAAACGTATCTGGAAGTTTTTACTTAACGATCTGGGAAAACCAAAGTGGAGAGGCCAGTGACTGGGTGAGTCTTAAGTGTTCGGAAAGTTCCATCCTGTTGGCTCAGTTTACTGCCATCTGTGAAAAACACCAAATGTTGCAAATCACGTCAAACACTCCTTTCAAGTGTGGTTACTCAGATTATTTTGTAAAGTCCGTGTTGTGTAATCAGTCCCTCCAATTAAAGTATTTTACTCTTGTCTACCAAGAGAAGGGTTACACTTTAATCATTGCGTGAACTAATGTTATTCTTTTAAAAGGACACATAAAAGCCATGaaacagttaaaagaaaaaaaagaaaaaactcttgCCTGCCTGCTCAGTAATCCATTTAATATAAACTGATTCGCAGCAAGACAATGTAACCCAACCATCTCTTTTGCATCACTCCCTCCAAACTTACTTTGAAAAATCTGTCTGTCCAACCAGAAGCTGTCTCTGTTGTGTGCAGGATGTTTATGTTTAGAGGTATATATTCTCAGTTCCCTCCTTACAACCCCCCATCatactcatacacacacacacacacacacacacacacatgcacacacacacacacacacacacacacacacacacacacacacacacacacacactttcactctTTCTCATTTACCTCCATTTAATACCCACGCTCGACGGGTGACAAAGCAAAGCGCGTCTTTTGAAATGATTACAAAGCTAGACAGGTGAGCGAAATGGATAAATACAATTTATATcttacatttgtctttttgcGTTATCATTATTTGCATATTACAACTGTAATAATCaatgaagaatgaaaaaaaataacgttTTTTCTAATTCTCTTATCACACCGGCAAACTTTGATACTAATATAACATGTAATGGAAATTTGTTAATGATTGTGACACTATACGCATGATCAATATCAAAGTTTCAGTATTAATAACTGATGAACAACTGTACCGGTTTCACGAAAAGTTGTGAAACTGAGAGTGAGTGAAAGGTTTGTTAGTGAATGCTAGCTGTCTTCTGACTGTCCGTCGACCATGTTTGGCTAACCACAGGTTTTACATGCAAGTTTTGTCCTAACTTATCGttttaaaacatgaattaatgaatgagtcATCTGTACAGTAGCACGTGAGAATGGTGATTTAACGAGTTCCTTCAGGGCTCCTTCGTGTCAGAGATTTACTGCCATACCGACTGTTTAGACTTATTACTACTGAGCTTGTTTGACACCAACACCTTTTTTTGGATTTAATCTTAAAGCTTCAAAATAACAACCTTCATTCCAGTTGATGTATTAattgttgttcttctttccacACCTTCACCAGTTATTAGCTAATGAAAATGATACCTTTTGTGCATCTTTTGTAGTGTACTTTTGCCCAAAAAAAAGTTCATCTTTCATTACAAGAACATGCGCTGGGCAAGGGGTCGGAACGAGACATACCTCTGTTTTGTGGTGAAAAGTCGGAAGGGTCCAGATTCCTTGTCGTTTGACTTCGGACATCTCCGCAATCGCAATGGGTGCCACGTAGAGGTAAGTAAGGTTGGAGAAGACAGAATAAGTACAACAAGAGAAGTAATGATGATGACTGCATTGTTTACACACACAGGTCACAAATTAAAGGGAAACGATGCATAAATAAgtggacaaacacacagtttagaTGCTTCCAAGACAATCACTAAATGGTACAATTATGCCGTTTATGCTGAATCATACTGTGGGatgcgttaaaaaaaaagttttaattcatTGTGATTTTAAGACTGCAAGAGGAAAAGACTTTTCAGAGTTTGACTCAGTCGGTTACACCAAGAACATCATCATGAATGGACATCTGCGTATACTTTGATAGCAAAGACATCAGTAAATGGGGCTGGACATTGTGGTTGACGTGAGATGGCTGTGATGTTCATGTATCTGTGTGATACGTGCAACTCTTGTGTAGGACATGATCTTTGCCAACAAGCAGTGTGTCAACACTAACATTGAGAGTTATGTCTCGAGAGACATATAAAAAGTGAAATGGTCAGATGAGTCATCCTTTATCATATTCAAGACAAGTGGCTGAGTGCATGTGTATACCAAGAGAACAGTACAAACCTAAATGCCTGACTGCTTCAGTGAGAGGATCCAGTGGTCTATAATATCCGGGCACTTAGCTTGGTTTGGGTCTACTTGTCCTTTTAGTGGGAAGAATAATTGGAAATCTATGCAGAATTGCTCTGAGTAATCATCTTTATCAAACAATGAAATACGAAATACTCCTATCTAATGAACTGAGTAGTCTCTCCCAAGATGACAAAGCCACTATCCATTAGGGGTCACTGAGTGATGTTGACAATGGAAACTATGTGCATCATAATTCTTtagccattaaaaaaaacaacatcattcaGCTGAACTGATCACCTAGATAGAGACGTTGGACCAAACGAGGGACTGGTAGAATTAATTCTAAAGCAGACTGCACGTGGTGAACCTAAAGCTTTGTAAGACCCTAAATGTTGGCTTTAATTTGTCAGTGTTCTCTTATTTTCTCTGTTCTCCTATTCCTCTGTAGCTGCTGTTTCTGCGCTATTTGGGAGCCTTGTGTCCTGGTCTGTGGTCAGTTACCGGAGGGAGGATGCTCAGCTACTCCATCACCTGGTTCTGCTCCTGGTCTCCGTGTGCCAACTGCTCTTTCAGACTGGCCCAGTTCCTAAGCCGGATGCCCAATCTTCGCCTCAGGATCTTTGTCTCTCGCCTTTACTTCTGCGACATGGAGGACAGCCGTGAAAGAGACGGTCTGCGGATGCTGAAAAAAGCTGGCGTGCACATCACGGTCATGAGTTACAAAGGTGGAGTCATAATTGTGTGCAGCAgatgtgtatttgtgcattACAGAGCCAGACGCGAGGTCACCCAAAAATCTACAGTTTTCCTTATCATGATTATTTTGTAAATTCTTTTCAGACTTCTTCTATTGTTGGCAGACGTTTGTGGCTCGTAATCAAAGCAAATTCAAGCCCTGGGATGAGCTGCACCAAAACTCTGTTCGCCTGGCTAGAAAACTCAACCGCATCCTCCAGGTATAGAGATCAGTACACAACACGTTCCTTCTACCAGGCAGGGTGAAGTCTGTCCAATGGTACCAGACGTCGAAAATGACCATAATGATCTTTTTTGTgtatctctctttctttttagcCCTGTGACACTGAAGACTTAAGAGACGCCTTCAAACTTCTTGGACTGTGAAACATCCCTGTGACCTCCCCTTGTGGACTTAGCATTATATCTAAGAATAGGTAAAAACTGAGAAACTGTTGGTGTCGGACCCTCACTACAACTGCCTAACTGAGAATGACTTGAGATACAATAGCTTTACAGCTGTGGCAAGGCTTGTAATGTTACATAGGTTGCTTGCTGTTTCTTTGGCaatgtgtgaataaaaatatatatccaaTGAAATATTGTTGTGTGTCATTATGCTATACACTTATAGTGGTGTTGGTTTAAAAACAGCAATTTAGCGAATTCAATTTCAAAAAAGTCTAGACATAGGGATTACTTGTGGTAGCTTTGTTAAGTGCTTGCTGCGAATGAATGGGGTGTACCCAttgataaaatgttaaatgctaaTACAATGCTTCTTCCTACATTTCCTACAATGCAAACAAGAGCTGATAAACAGCCACTTCTTTCAACACACTCACTTGTCAGTACATTATGTTCACTCGTGAAAACTAATTAATTCTGATAAAGCATTCACGCCTTAAATCGTAGCTTCACGAGTATCACTATGtgcagcattagtttaaaaataacaccgagagctgttgattcaactgtgttttcattttcaaggcTGTGGTTTCTAGTACTATCTAACTGTATCGTGTTGTACTACTGACACGTGTCTGTTATTTTGGCGACCTCGTGTTGTCTGTGGCTTAAGATAAATACACCGAAAGCGTTTAATTCAACACAGTTAAACTGCACCAGCATCAACTACACCATTCAAAGCAGTGAAAATTCCCGCATGTGTACGGTAGCAGCGGCGCGCAGACGCCCGGTGGTGCGCACATACACTGTCTATTACGGTCACGCAGCCGTTAACGCCGAACCGACTCACCGTCACCACCACCGGCGACGCGCTCCGACCTAGTAAAAGTCAAGATGGCGACCGAGGGTCAGTTAGAGTACGAGTCGGTCCTCTGTGTCAAACCCGAAGTCAACGTTTACCGAATCCCTCCGAGGGCATCAAACCGGGCGATCAGGTGAGAGGGGGGAGGCGGCCAGTGTCCTGGCCCAGCATCCGGCAGCAGCGTCAGCGACCTACTCAACCGAACCTAACCGAACCACCCACCTACCCACCTCCCTACCGAGCTCATCCTCTAGTCACGCAGTAGCGGTGTGCTGGttgattttattgtgtatttacaaGGTCAggaaaggattaaaaaaaacaacaacaacg contains:
- the nat14 gene encoding probable N-acetyltransferase 14 isoform X1: MVRLDLDQVVMRRMKEDDIEVVKALIKEGCEGTENRLILHILTRPLCLFILAVFSSILRCLVHSFILALAIPVFLLIIYLKITMPRSTGVLGSSRPYWDYVGSSYRGTQDETLQNPYRRISGKTPVTKRQRRKIGSKEKDKEVSTEKISPEREQEAGQVWVADSDGDIIGCIFRESETRVDIRRICRLVTGCWYRREGLGRLLVQSLEHRERETGAQRMYAHVPYPSKVGEVFFKKLGYQQLGEGTSEEDDEEAKRETPERGFLGYPLTKVFYKDL
- the nat14 gene encoding probable N-acetyltransferase 14 isoform X2; amino-acid sequence: MVRLDLDQVVMRRMKEDDIEVVKALIKEGCEGTENRLILHILTRPLCLFILAVFSSILRCLVHSFILALAIPVFLLIIYLKITMPRSTGVLGSSRPYWDYVGSSYRGTQDETLQNPYRRISGKTPVTKRRRKIGSKEKDKEVSTEKISPEREQEAGQVWVADSDGDIIGCIFRESETRVDIRRICRLVTGCWYRREGLGRLLVQSLEHRERETGAQRMYAHVPYPSKVGEVFFKKLGYQQLGEGTSEEDDEEAKRETPERGFLGYPLTKVFYKDL
- the aicda gene encoding single-stranded DNA cytosine deaminase codes for the protein MITKLDSVLLPKKKFIFHYKNMRWARGRNETYLCFVVKSRKGPDSLSFDFGHLRNRNGCHVELLFLRYLGALCPGLWSVTGGRMLSYSITWFCSWSPCANCSFRLAQFLSRMPNLRLRIFVSRLYFCDMEDSRERDGLRMLKKAGVHITVMSYKDFFYCWQTFVARNQSKFKPWDELHQNSVRLARKLNRILQPCDTEDLRDAFKLLGL